One window of the Spea bombifrons isolate aSpeBom1 chromosome 8, aSpeBom1.2.pri, whole genome shotgun sequence genome contains the following:
- the LOC128503149 gene encoding POU domain, class 5, transcription factor 1.1-like translates to MYGQQAYPAFSFNHGLLQEGFGGYPPYPQQYYHFSAGKLDNVDLGGQPNGEGTAQVMSWNPLAQFEFHNHMNSYEQPPQPREQSPAKVEAKSIKEESDYDSESKEESVAEKFSPAPNLPEPQFSNSWTSPYWPGASTTTASNSSPPLPSQHLPKPPSAQDSTTYPTGANHSPQTPAECEVTSLESSRCGSANVTSRGTEEAYDGKGSFTQYIIRTYGNMSDVEEETPTEVEMEQFAKELKHKRVSLGYTQADVGYMLGIIFDKLFSQTTICRFESLQLSYKNMCQLKPLLSHWLVVAEKYDNLLELLTKEQSLIHTRKRKRRTNIEAVVKAHLEKYYMKCPKPSAQEMSQMAKDLKIGKEVVRIWFCNRRQKEKREGDAHSAANPKEAYEVGVQPLLPHSPYGLPQGMASQGYLAAPLSSSPGIYASAFHKNDSFHQSIGHMVPMGNQLC, encoded by the exons ATGTATGGTCAACAAGCCTACCCTGCCTTCTCCTTTAACCatgggcttcttcaggaggGTTTTGGAGGCTACCCTCCTTACCCCCAGCAGTACTACCACTTTTCAGCAGGGAAACTTGATAATGTGGACTTGGGAGGACAACCCAACGGTGAAGGAACGGCTCAGGTGATGTCTTGGAATCCTTTGGCTCAGTTTGAGTTCCATAATCACATGAATTCCTATGAACAGCCTCCCCAGCCCAGGGAGCAGAGTCCGGCCAAAGTGGAGGCCAAGAGCATCAAGGAAGAATCTGATTATGATTCGGAGTCCAAAGAGGAGTCTGTGGCTGAGAAGTTCTCCCCAGCACCCAATCTTCCGGAGCCCCAATTTTCCAACAGCTGGACTTCTCCTTACTGGCCGGGGGCCTCCACCACAACGGCCTCCAACTCAAGCCCCCCATTGCCCAGCCAACACCTCCCCAAACCCCCCAGTGCACAGGACTCTACTACCTACCCCACAGGGGCAAACCACAGCCCCCAAACCCCTGCGGAGTGCGAGGTGACCAGCCTGGAGAGCAGCCGCTGCGGCAGTGCCAACGTTACGAGCAGGGGGACCGAGGAAGCCTATGACGGGAAGGGCTCCTTCACCCAATATATCATCCGGACCTACGGGAACATGTCTGATGTGGAGGAG GAAACACCGACTGAAGTGGAGATGGAGCAGTTTGCCAAAGAGTTAAAGCACAAGCGGGTGTCGCTGGGCTACACGCAAGCTGACGTGGGATATATGCTGGGCATTATTTTTG ATAAACTATTCAGTCAGACGACGATCTGCCGGTTCGAATCCTTACAGCTGAGCTATAAGAATATGTGCCAACTGAAGCCTCTCCTCAGTCACTGGCTGGTTGTGGCTGAAAAGTACGACAATCTCCTCGAG ttgctTACGAAGGAGCAATCGCTCATTCACacaaggaaaaggaagaggaggacaaACATCGAGGCTGTCGTGAAAGCGCACCTGGAGAAATATTACATGAAATGCCCCAAACCGTCCGCTCAGGAGATGAGTCAGATGGCAAAAGATCTAAAAATCGGAAAGGAg gtTGTAAGGATATGGTTCTGTAACCGGAGACAGAAGGAGAAACGCGAGGGGGACGCGCACTCCGCAGCCAACCCCAAAGAAGCTTACGAAGTTGGGGTCCAGCCTTTATTACCCCACTCGCCCTACGGTCTGCCCCAAGGAATGGCCTCCCAGGGTTACTTGGCTGCCCCTCTGTCGTCCTCGCCTGGAATCTACGCCTCCGCGTTTCACAAGAATGATTCGTTCCACCAGTCGATCGGCCATATGGTGCCCATGGGGAACCAGCTGTGTTAA